The following are encoded together in the Oncorhynchus nerka isolate Pitt River linkage group LG23, Oner_Uvic_2.0, whole genome shotgun sequence genome:
- the LOC115124023 gene encoding WW domain-binding protein 2-like isoform X2 — protein sequence MALNKNNSESGGVIITNNESVLMSYENVELVFCEAECLPGAFRKSKKGSIFLTPYRVIFVAKGGRDALQSFMMPFYLMKGCEVKQPVLGANYIKGTVSAEPGGGWEGCATFKMVFAAGGAIEFGQYMLQVAAQASRGQPVSGGFGGCPYMGNGAYAYPPPPANGYPAGPPPGYSYPNPPPQGVFYPNPPAFDGPAAYMPPPPYSAPLGQQAPQDPALPSTPAAEAKAAEAATSGSCSTLPPTYLPQDNPPPYSPTEDKKSQ from the exons ATGGCTTTGAATAAGAACAATTCTGAATCTGGAGGCGTCATTATCACCAACAATGAAAG TGTGTTGATGAGCTATGAGAATGTGGAGCTGGTGTTCTGTGAAGCAGAGTGCCTGCCTGGTGCCTTCAGGAAGAGTAAGAAGGGGAGTATCTTCCTGACCCCCTACAGG GTGATATTTGTGGCGAAGGGGGGTCGTGATGCTCTGCAGTCCTTCATGATGCCTTTCTACCTGATGAAGGGCTGTGAGGTCAAACAGCCTGTCCTGGGGGCCAACTACATCAAAGGCACAGTCAGCGCAGAGCCcggag GGGGCTGGGAGGGCTGTGCCACCTTTAAGATGGTGTTTGCTGCAGGAGGAGCCATAGAGTTTGGACAGTACATGTTACAGGTCGCTGCACAAG CGTCCAGAGGGCAGCCTGTGAGTGGTGGCTTTGGGGGTTGTCCCTACATGGGCAACGGGGCCTATGCTTACCCTCCTCCCCCAGCCAATGGGTACCCGGCGGGACCCCCACCCGGGTACTCTtaccccaacccccctccacaag GTGTATTCTACCCCAACCCACCAGCGTTTGATGGTCCTGCGGCCTACATGCCCCCTCCTCCCTACTCCGCCCCCTTGGGGCAGCAGGCCCCCCAGGACCCTGCCCTGCCTTCCACACCTGCAG cGGAGGCAAAGGCAGCAGAGGCAGCAACCAGTGGCAGCTGTTCCACACTTCCTCCCACCTACTTGCCACAG gACAACCCACCCCCCTACTCCCCTACTGAAGACAAGAAGAGCCAGTAG
- the LOC115124023 gene encoding WW domain-binding protein 2-like isoform X1, which produces MSVMLILDKVIMNWLATSTFICWQICVISVLMSYENVELVFCEAECLPGAFRKSKKGSIFLTPYRVIFVAKGGRDALQSFMMPFYLMKGCEVKQPVLGANYIKGTVSAEPGGGWEGCATFKMVFAAGGAIEFGQYMLQVAAQASRGQPVSGGFGGCPYMGNGAYAYPPPPANGYPAGPPPGYSYPNPPPQGVFYPNPPAFDGPAAYMPPPPYSAPLGQQAPQDPALPSTPAAEAKAAEAATSGSCSTLPPTYLPQDNPPPYSPTEDKKSQ; this is translated from the exons ATGAGTGTCATGTTGATTTTAGATAAAGTAATAATGAATTGGCTTGCAACATCAACCTTTATATGTTGGCAAATATGTGTCATCAGTGTGTTGATGAGCTATGAGAATGTGGAGCTGGTGTTCTGTGAAGCAGAGTGCCTGCCTGGTGCCTTCAGGAAGAGTAAGAAGGGGAGTATCTTCCTGACCCCCTACAGG GTGATATTTGTGGCGAAGGGGGGTCGTGATGCTCTGCAGTCCTTCATGATGCCTTTCTACCTGATGAAGGGCTGTGAGGTCAAACAGCCTGTCCTGGGGGCCAACTACATCAAAGGCACAGTCAGCGCAGAGCCcggag GGGGCTGGGAGGGCTGTGCCACCTTTAAGATGGTGTTTGCTGCAGGAGGAGCCATAGAGTTTGGACAGTACATGTTACAGGTCGCTGCACAAG CGTCCAGAGGGCAGCCTGTGAGTGGTGGCTTTGGGGGTTGTCCCTACATGGGCAACGGGGCCTATGCTTACCCTCCTCCCCCAGCCAATGGGTACCCGGCGGGACCCCCACCCGGGTACTCTtaccccaacccccctccacaag GTGTATTCTACCCCAACCCACCAGCGTTTGATGGTCCTGCGGCCTACATGCCCCCTCCTCCCTACTCCGCCCCCTTGGGGCAGCAGGCCCCCCAGGACCCTGCCCTGCCTTCCACACCTGCAG cGGAGGCAAAGGCAGCAGAGGCAGCAACCAGTGGCAGCTGTTCCACACTTCCTCCCACCTACTTGCCACAG gACAACCCACCCCCCTACTCCCCTACTGAAGACAAGAAGAGCCAGTAG